A stretch of the Nitrospirota bacterium genome encodes the following:
- a CDS encoding radical SAM protein, with translation MDTIEKLRILSEDSQYDLACACGTNKDDRRRRGLEGKWLYPVTLPNGGYSILLKTLLSNACANDCKYCPLRSETDVRRCTLQPEEIANVFMEYLRRKKVFGLFLSSGVIGNPDNTMDRINAVARILRYMHNYKGYIHLKIIPGASDAAVEDSISLASAVSLNIETPGKKRFDMLSNKKDYMNDIIRPLKLMSKLTGQNGRFAKRKCTTQFIVGASDETDSEIIDYMFKLYRNLHFQRVYFSAYQKGLGHPDIPGERRVLASLEQSFMREHRLYQVDYLVRRYGFNNSEIILDGSGNLRLDKDPKQIWADNHPEYYPVRINTSDREALLKVPGLGPDTVSRVLKLRRERRITRLEYLGIKGKRLEKIKPYVICE, from the coding sequence ATGGACACCATAGAAAAACTCAGAATACTCTCGGAAGATTCGCAGTACGACCTTGCCTGTGCATGCGGCACGAACAAGGATGACCGCAGGAGGAGGGGGCTTGAAGGGAAGTGGCTTTATCCTGTGACGCTGCCAAATGGTGGATATTCGATTCTCCTCAAGACCCTTCTGTCCAATGCCTGTGCCAATGACTGCAAATACTGCCCTCTCCGTTCTGAAACCGATGTCAGAAGATGCACGCTCCAGCCTGAAGAGATAGCAAATGTATTCATGGAATATCTGAGGAGGAAAAAGGTTTTCGGGCTTTTCCTGAGCTCAGGAGTGATTGGTAACCCGGACAATACTATGGACAGGATTAACGCAGTTGCGCGGATTCTGAGATACATGCATAACTACAAAGGTTACATTCATCTGAAAATCATCCCCGGAGCATCGGACGCAGCTGTTGAGGATTCTATCTCACTGGCAAGCGCAGTATCTCTCAACATCGAGACACCCGGCAAAAAACGCTTTGATATGCTTTCAAATAAAAAAGATTACATGAATGACATCATCCGCCCGCTGAAGCTTATGTCAAAACTCACAGGACAGAACGGGAGATTCGCAAAGAGAAAATGCACTACACAGTTCATTGTTGGGGCATCTGACGAGACCGATTCAGAAATCATCGACTATATGTTCAAATTATACAGGAATCTGCATTTCCAGAGGGTATATTTTTCCGCTTATCAAAAAGGGCTCGGACATCCCGACATCCCCGGAGAGCGCAGAGTCCTCGCCAGTCTGGAACAGTCGTTTATGCGAGAACACCGGCTGTATCAGGTGGATTACCTTGTCCGCAGATACGGCTTTAATAACAGTGAAATCATTCTGGACGGAAGCGGCAATTTGAGGCTCGACAAAGACCCGAAGCAAATCTGGGCAGATAATCATCCGGAATATTATCCTGTGAGGATTAACACCTCGGACAGAGAAGCATTGCTGAAGGTGCCGGGATTAGGGCCTGATACGGTCTCAAGGGTTTTGAAACTGCGACGTGAAAGAAGGATCACCCGCCTTGAGTATTTAGGCATTAAGGGCAAGAGGCTTGAGAAGATAAAGCCGTATGTGATTTGTGAATGA
- a CDS encoding kinase/pyrophosphorylase, whose product MKVAEQKKRLSRKRVIYLVGEGTGETVGKIARASLAQFSRKNVEVKTFFMVKDKHQIGDIIREAAEDEAIIAFTIIQPALRNFLIKEAGRQGIKAIDVIGDFIVQLSIFLKERPIGIPGRQYILDEDYYRRIEAINFAVKHDDGKMPEGLKLADLILAGLSRTGKTPLSTYLAHQGWKVANVPLHSSMDPPEELFRVEQRRIFGLIINVESLVKLREARLKQLGLAPYAKYADPVTVADEIEWCKDFFKQNPRWRVLDISNRAIEETAASILRAYQTGKKPT is encoded by the coding sequence ATGAAAGTGGCTGAGCAAAAGAAACGTCTTTCCAGGAAAAGGGTTATTTATCTCGTCGGGGAAGGTACGGGAGAAACGGTAGGCAAGATTGCCAGGGCATCCCTGGCGCAGTTTAGCCGTAAAAATGTTGAGGTGAAGACGTTTTTTATGGTCAAAGATAAACACCAGATTGGAGATATTATCAGAGAGGCAGCAGAGGATGAGGCCATTATAGCCTTCACCATAATCCAGCCAGCCCTGAGAAATTTCTTAATAAAAGAGGCTGGGCGCCAGGGGATAAAGGCCATTGATGTGATTGGCGATTTCATTGTGCAGCTCTCCATCTTTTTGAAGGAAAGGCCTATAGGGATTCCCGGGAGGCAGTACATTCTGGACGAAGACTACTACCGAAGGATAGAGGCGATTAACTTTGCGGTCAAACATGATGATGGGAAAATGCCGGAAGGTCTAAAACTTGCTGACCTGATCCTCGCAGGTCTTTCCAGGACAGGCAAGACACCCCTATCTACCTATCTTGCCCATCAGGGATGGAAAGTTGCTAATGTCCCCCTTCACTCCAGCATGGACCCTCCTGAAGAGCTATTTCGGGTAGAGCAGCGCAGGATCTTTGGCCTGATAATTAATGTTGAGAGTCTTGTGAAGCTCAGAGAGGCGAGATTGAAGCAATTAGGTCTTGCGCCCTATGCGAAATATGCTGACCCTGTCACAGTAGCCGACGAGATAGAGTGGTGTAAGGACTTTTTCAAGCAGAATCCACGCTGGCGGGTCCTGGATATCTCTAACAGGGCCATCGAGGAAACGGCTGCAAGCATCCTCCGTGCTTATCAGACCGGTAAAAAGCCGACTTGA